GTGCTGGGCCTCGGGCCCGACGGCTACACGCCGGCCGACGGCGTCGTGTTGCTGCGCAAGGACAACGACGTGCTGGTAGTCGATGCCCGTGGGCTGCCCACCGTTTTCGGCAGCAATGATCAGCACCGCGCCGACTTCGCCTTCGAGGTTGCCACCACCATCCTCGGCTGCTGGACCGGGGACGACGACTGACGACGGGTCAGTGGGTGTCGGTGATCATCCCGGCGCCCACCGTGACGTTGGTGGCCTCGTCGATGAGGATGAAGCCGCCGGTGGTGCGGTTGTTGCGGTAATCGTCGACGAACAACGGCACCGTGGTGCGCAACCGCACCCGCCCGATGTCGTTGAGCCCCAGTTCGCCGGTCGTCTCGTCGCGGTGCAGGGTGTTCACATCGAGGCGGTACTGGACGTCCTTCACCAGGGCCCGCGCCGAACGCGTGGTGTGCTTGATCACCAGCTTCGCCCCGACCCGCAATGGTTCATTGATCATCCACGCAACCATGCCGTCGATGTCCTGCGTCACCGTCGGCATGTTCTTAGGCCGGCAGATCATGTCCCCGCGCGACACGTCGAGGTTGTCGGCCAGCCGCACCACCACCGACATCGGTGCGTACGCCTCAACCACCGGGCCGTCGAGGGCGTCAATGGCCTCGATGGTGGTGGTGAACCCGCTGGGCAGCACGGTGACGGTGTCCCCCGGCTTGAGCACGCCGCCCGCGACCTGGCCCGCGTAACCGCGGTAGTCATGGTGTTCCTTGGTTTGCGGGCGGATCACGTACTGCACCGGGAAGCGCACGTCGATCAGGTTGCGGTCGCTGGCCACGTGCACGTGCTCGAGGTGGTGCAGCAGTGACGGTCCGTCATACCAGGGCGAGGCCGAAGAGCGCTCCACGACATTGTCGCCGTTGAGTGCGGAGATCGGGATGATCACCAGGTCGCGGATGCGCAACCGGGCGGCGAAGGCGACGAACTCGGAGTGGATGCGGTCGTAGACCTCCCGGTCCCAGTCGACCAGGTCCATCTTGTTCACCGCCACCACCAGGTGGGGCACCTGCAGCAGCGAGGCGAGGAACGCGTGCCGCCGGGATTGCTCGACAAGGCCGTTGCGGGCGTCCACCAGGATGATCGCCAGGTCCGCGGTGGACGCACCGGTGACCATGTTGCGGGTGTACTGAATGTGCCCCGGGGTGTCCGCGATGATGAACTTTCGTTTGGGCGTGGCGAAGTAGCGATACGCCACGTCGATGGTGATGCCCTGTTCCCGCTCGGCGCGCAGGCCGTCGGTGAGCAGCGCCAGGTCGGTGTACTCGCGGCCCTTGTCCCGGCTGACCTTCTCCACGTGCTCGAGTTGGTCCTCGAAGATCGACTTGGTGTCGTAGAGCAGTCGCCCGATCAGCGTGGACTTGCCGTCATCGACAGACCCCGCCGTGGCGAAACGCAGCAGGTCCATTTAGAAGTAGCCCTCTTTCTTGCGGTCTTCCATCGCTGCTTCGGTGGCCCGGTCATCGCCCCGGGTGGCGCCGCGTTCGGTCTGCCGGGTGGCCGCGACCTCGGCGATGATTGCCTCGACGTCGCGGGCGTCCGAACGCACCGCCGCGGTCAGCGTCGCGTCGCCCACGGTGCGGTAACGCACGGTCTCGACGAAGCACTCCTCGCCCTCGCGTGGCCGACAGAACTCGTTGTTGGCCATCAGCATGCCGTCGCGGGAGAACACCTCGCGCTGGTGCGCGTAGTAGATCGAGGGCAGCGCCACGTGCTCCGCGGCGATGTAGTGCCAGATGTCCAGCTCGGTCCAATTGGACAACGGGAAGACCCGGATCGACTCACCGGTGTGAATACGCCCGTTGTAGAGGTTCCACAGCTCCGGGCGTTGGTTCTTCGGATCCCACTGGCCGAACTCGTCACGGAAGGAGAAGATCCGCTCCTTGGCCCGGGCCCGTTCCTCGTCGCGACGGGCCCCGCCGAACAGCGCGGTGAACCGGTGTTTCTCGCAGGCCTCCAGCAACACCGGCGTCTGGATGCGGTTGCGCGAGCCGTTGGGTTCCTCACGCACCAGGCCGCGTTCGATCGCGTCGGGCACCGAGGCCACGATCAATTGGACGCCGCAGCGAGCCACCTCGGAGTCGCGGAAGGCCAACACCTCACCGAAGTTGTGCCCGGTGTCCACGTGCATCACCGGGAACGGGATGGGTGCGGGGGCGAAGGCCTTCGCGGCCACGTGCAGCATGACCGCGGAGTCCTTGCCACCGGAGAACAGCAGACACGGCCGCTCCATCTCCGCGGCCACCTCGCGGATGATGTGCACGGCTTCGGATTCCAGCGTGCGCAGTTGCGAGAGCTGGTAACTGTGCGGGGCGATCGTCTGATCCATCGGGTCAACTTCCGTTGATCGCGGCGAGCACCGCGTCGGCGTATTCCGGTCGAGCCACCACCAGATCGGGCAGGGACAACTCGGCGCGGTTGTAGCGCAGCGGCGAACCGTCCACGCGTGAGGTGTGCAGGCCGGCCGCACGGGCCACGGCCACCGGGGCGGCGGAGTCCCACTGGTACTGGCCGCCGCTGTGCACGTAGACGTCGACGGTGCCGAGCACCACCGCAGCAATCTTGGCGCCGGCCGAACCCATCGCCACCAGCTCGCCGCCCAGCGCCTCCGCCACCGCGCGCGCGGCGGCGGGCGGGCGGGTGCGGCTGACCACGATGCGCGGCGGGCCGTCCGGTCGCGGACGGGCCGGCGACCCGTCGGAGGCGAGCACCACACCCTGCGCCGGTAACGCCACCGCGCCGACGATCAGGTCGTCAACGGCCCGGTCCCACAGCGCGACGTGCACCGCCCAGTCCTCGCGGCCCTCGCCGTACTCGCGGGTGCCGTCCAACGGGTCGAGGATCCACACCCGATCCGCGTGCAGCCGGGCCGGGTCATCCGCGGCCTCCTCGGAGAGCACCGCGTCGGCGGCCCGAGCCGCACGCAGGCCGGCGGCGAGAAGCTCCTGGGCGGCCCGGTCGCCGTCCGCGCCCAGCGAGGCCGAGCCCGCCGCGCGTAGTCGCAGCAGCTGCTCCCCCGCCGCCCGGGCGAGATGCACGGCCAGTTCAAGGTCGGTGGCGTCGACGGCGGCCCGCTCGCCGGAACGGGTCTGCACGTGCTGGTACGTCCTTTCGCGCAGGCGGGGGTGTTCGGAGGATTTTACGTGCCCAACTCCGATGCCCTTCGTCCTGTTCCATCCGCGGTGCCCCGCGCCACGCGCGGGAGACGCGACCGCGACGCCCCGGTGTCTGAGAAAGCGCTAAACAGCAAAGATCACGAATTGACAACAACCCCACAGGGCGCGAGAAGATCGGGCATGGCCGACGTCGTCCCTCTGCGCGCTCGTGCACCGCGGCCGGACGCAGCCGAACCCGTCGTCTTCGACGACGCGGCGGGTCCCGGCTGGTTGGCCGTGCAGTGGCTGCAACCCGGTGGGGTGGACCTCGCGATCGGCCTGGACGGCACCGAGGCCTCGGTGTTCCGACTGGCCACGCAGGACGTTCTCGAGTTGGTCCGGGTGCTGGTCGAGGGCCTCGGTGAGCCCGGCCCGGTGCACTTGGGTCCGCCGGCCACCGTGCTGCCGTGGACCCCGCGGCGTCCGGGTCCCGTTACCTGACTTCGTTCTGACGCTTCTTCAGTTCGGCCCATAGCTCCTGGACGCGAGTCCGCATGGCCTCCCGGTCGCCGGAGTTGTCCAGCACCACATCGGCCGCGGCAAGGCGGGTGGCCCGGTCGGCCTGCGCGGCGATGCGCGCGCGGGCATCGGCAGGTTCCATGCCGCGCCCGTTCACCAGACGGTCCAGCGCCACCTCGGGGTCGACGTCGACCACCACCACCAGGTCGTAGGCGTTCGCCAACCCGGCCTCGACCAGTAGCGGAACGGCCTGGATGACGATCGCGTCCGGACCCGCCGCGCGCACCAGCTCGGCAGCCCGCACCCGTACCGCCGGGTGCACGATCCCGTTCAGCGTCTGCCGGGCGGCGGGGTCGTTGAACACGATCGCGGCCACCTTGGCCCGGTCCATCTCCCCGTCGGGCCCGAGCACCTGCGGCCCGAACGCGGCCACCACCGCGGCCAGCCCCTCCGAGCCCGCGGCGACCACCTCCCTGGCCAGCACGTCGGAGTCAACGATCACCGCGCCCAGCCGCGCCAGTTCGTCGGTGACCGTGGTCTTCCCCGACCCGATACCGCCGGTCAGCCCCACCTGCACGCGGTGCATCCTGCCGGCGCCCGGGCCTCCCGTTGCAGGGCGGGTCCGTTCGTTCGCTCATTCATGAGCGCAGCGAGCACTGTCATACCCGGGG
The sequence above is a segment of the Sporichthyaceae bacterium genome. Coding sequences within it:
- a CDS encoding GTP-binding protein; translation: MDLLRFATAGSVDDGKSTLIGRLLYDTKSIFEDQLEHVEKVSRDKGREYTDLALLTDGLRAEREQGITIDVAYRYFATPKRKFIIADTPGHIQYTRNMVTGASTADLAIILVDARNGLVEQSRRHAFLASLLQVPHLVVAVNKMDLVDWDREVYDRIHSEFVAFAARLRIRDLVIIPISALNGDNVVERSSASPWYDGPSLLHHLEHVHVASDRNLIDVRFPVQYVIRPQTKEHHDYRGYAGQVAGGVLKPGDTVTVLPSGFTTTIEAIDALDGPVVEAYAPMSVVVRLADNLDVSRGDMICRPKNMPTVTQDIDGMVAWMINEPLRVGAKLVIKHTTRSARALVKDVQYRLDVNTLHRDETTGELGLNDIGRVRLRTTVPLFVDDYRNNRTTGGFILIDEATNVTVGAGMITDTH
- the cysD gene encoding sulfate adenylyltransferase subunit CysD, whose amino-acid sequence is MDQTIAPHSYQLSQLRTLESEAVHIIREVAAEMERPCLLFSGGKDSAVMLHVAAKAFAPAPIPFPVMHVDTGHNFGEVLAFRDSEVARCGVQLIVASVPDAIERGLVREEPNGSRNRIQTPVLLEACEKHRFTALFGGARRDEERARAKERIFSFRDEFGQWDPKNQRPELWNLYNGRIHTGESIRVFPLSNWTELDIWHYIAAEHVALPSIYYAHQREVFSRDGMLMANNEFCRPREGEECFVETVRYRTVGDATLTAAVRSDARDVEAIIAEVAATRQTERGATRGDDRATEAAMEDRKKEGYF
- a CDS encoding inositol monophosphatase family protein; its protein translation is MQTRSGERAAVDATDLELAVHLARAAGEQLLRLRAAGSASLGADGDRAAQELLAAGLRAARAADAVLSEEAADDPARLHADRVWILDPLDGTREYGEGREDWAVHVALWDRAVDDLIVGAVALPAQGVVLASDGSPARPRPDGPPRIVVSRTRPPAAARAVAEALGGELVAMGSAGAKIAAVVLGTVDVYVHSGGQYQWDSAAPVAVARAAGLHTSRVDGSPLRYNRAELSLPDLVVARPEYADAVLAAINGS
- the coaE gene encoding dephospho-CoA kinase yields the protein MHRVQVGLTGGIGSGKTTVTDELARLGAVIVDSDVLAREVVAAGSEGLAAVVAAFGPQVLGPDGEMDRAKVAAIVFNDPAARQTLNGIVHPAVRVRAAELVRAAGPDAIVIQAVPLLVEAGLANAYDLVVVVDVDPEVALDRLVNGRGMEPADARARIAAQADRATRLAAADVVLDNSGDREAMRTRVQELWAELKKRQNEVR